One stretch of Miscanthus floridulus cultivar M001 chromosome 18, ASM1932011v1, whole genome shotgun sequence DNA includes these proteins:
- the LOC136521273 gene encoding uncharacterized protein isoform X1 has translation MEAGGGGAEEEQVMSEVHLGCSPHFSGLHISRFSFSSRPIVFSGPSGDNDGVGGGGSELAAATSGSCDSPDAVAVDEDGDLVLDRRRRNKYVRSDCHLLTIQRGVTSSLKSVGLQVWKAALLLADFVLHKSFSSSNFDGVTAIEIGAGTGLVGLALARVARRIFVTDRGTDILDNCLANVHTNSGMLKFDEAKVCVRELDWKTSWPPPVGTYDPSDPSRYYGLQVKLRRLRKQQSCLLQMLFTVMISQICSSMR, from the exons ATGGAAGCCGGAGGCGGCGGAGCCGAGGAGGAGCAGGTGATGAGCGAGGTGCACCTGGGCTGCTCGCCGCACTTCTCCGGCCTCCACATCTCCCGCTTCAGCTTCTCCTCACGGCCAATAG TGTTTTCAGGGCCATCTGGGGACAACGATGGTGTTGGTGGCGGTGGGAGCGAGTTAGCCGCAGCAACGAGCGGTTCTT GTGATTCGCCTGACGCAGTCGCCGTGGATGAGGATGGGGATCTCGTTCTGGACCGGAGAAGAAGAAACAAATATG TTAGAAGTGACTGCCATCTGCTCACCATTCAGCGTGGTGTTACCAGCTCGCTTAAGAGCGTTGGGCTTCAG GTTTGGAAAGCGGCATTACTATTAGCTGACTttgttttgcataaaagcttttcaTCGTCCAACTTTGATGGTGTTACTGCCATTGAGATAGGTGCTGGAACAG GTTTGGTAGGTTTAGCACTAGCTCGGGTTGCTAGAAGGATTTTTGTTACAG ATAGAGGCACTGATATCCTAGATAATTGCTTGGCTAATGTCCATACCAACTCTGGTATGCTAAAGTTTGATGAAGCTAAAGTCTGTGTACGGGAACTGGACTGGAAAACATCATGGCCTCCACCTGTGGGTACATATGATCCTTCTGATCCAAG TAGGTATTATGGTCTGCAAGTGAAGTTGAGGAGGCTGAGAAAGCAACAGTCCTGTTTGCTGCAGATGTTATTTACAGTGATGATCTCACAGATTTGTTCTTCAATGCGGTGA
- the LOC136521273 gene encoding uncharacterized protein isoform X4 — protein MEAGGGGAEEEQVMSEVHLGCSPHFSGLHISRFSFSSRPIVFSGPSGDNDGVGGGGSELAAATSGSCDSPDAVAVDEDGDLVLDRRRRNKYVRSDCHLLTIQRGVTSSLKSVGLQVGKKIDGAFLSYRGTDILDNCLANVHTNSGMLKFDEAKVCVRELDWKTSWPPPVGTYDPSDPSRYYGLQVKLRRLRKQQSCLLQMLFTVMISQICSSMR, from the exons ATGGAAGCCGGAGGCGGCGGAGCCGAGGAGGAGCAGGTGATGAGCGAGGTGCACCTGGGCTGCTCGCCGCACTTCTCCGGCCTCCACATCTCCCGCTTCAGCTTCTCCTCACGGCCAATAG TGTTTTCAGGGCCATCTGGGGACAACGATGGTGTTGGTGGCGGTGGGAGCGAGTTAGCCGCAGCAACGAGCGGTTCTT GTGATTCGCCTGACGCAGTCGCCGTGGATGAGGATGGGGATCTCGTTCTGGACCGGAGAAGAAGAAACAAATATG TTAGAAGTGACTGCCATCTGCTCACCATTCAGCGTGGTGTTACCAGCTCGCTTAAGAGCGTTGGGCTTCAGGTTGGAAAAAAGATCGATGGTGCTTTTCTGTCAT ATAGAGGCACTGATATCCTAGATAATTGCTTGGCTAATGTCCATACCAACTCTGGTATGCTAAAGTTTGATGAAGCTAAAGTCTGTGTACGGGAACTGGACTGGAAAACATCATGGCCTCCACCTGTGGGTACATATGATCCTTCTGATCCAAG TAGGTATTATGGTCTGCAAGTGAAGTTGAGGAGGCTGAGAAAGCAACAGTCCTGTTTGCTGCAGATGTTATTTACAGTGATGATCTCACAGATTTGTTCTTCAATGCGGTGA
- the LOC136521273 gene encoding uncharacterized protein isoform X3 — protein sequence MEAGGGGAEEEQVMSEVHLGCSPHFSGLHISRFSFSSRPIGPSGDNDGVGGGGSELAAATSGSCDSPDAVAVDEDGDLVLDRRRRNKYVRSDCHLLTIQRGVTSSLKSVGLQVWKAALLLADFVLHKSFSSSNFDGVTAIEIGAGTGLVGLALARVARRIFVTDRGTDILDNCLANVHTNSGMLKFDEAKVCVRELDWKTSWPPPVGTYDPSDPSRYYGLQVKLRRLRKQQSCLLQMLFTVMISQICSSMR from the exons ATGGAAGCCGGAGGCGGCGGAGCCGAGGAGGAGCAGGTGATGAGCGAGGTGCACCTGGGCTGCTCGCCGCACTTCTCCGGCCTCCACATCTCCCGCTTCAGCTTCTCCTCACGGCCAATAG GGCCATCTGGGGACAACGATGGTGTTGGTGGCGGTGGGAGCGAGTTAGCCGCAGCAACGAGCGGTTCTT GTGATTCGCCTGACGCAGTCGCCGTGGATGAGGATGGGGATCTCGTTCTGGACCGGAGAAGAAGAAACAAATATG TTAGAAGTGACTGCCATCTGCTCACCATTCAGCGTGGTGTTACCAGCTCGCTTAAGAGCGTTGGGCTTCAG GTTTGGAAAGCGGCATTACTATTAGCTGACTttgttttgcataaaagcttttcaTCGTCCAACTTTGATGGTGTTACTGCCATTGAGATAGGTGCTGGAACAG GTTTGGTAGGTTTAGCACTAGCTCGGGTTGCTAGAAGGATTTTTGTTACAG ATAGAGGCACTGATATCCTAGATAATTGCTTGGCTAATGTCCATACCAACTCTGGTATGCTAAAGTTTGATGAAGCTAAAGTCTGTGTACGGGAACTGGACTGGAAAACATCATGGCCTCCACCTGTGGGTACATATGATCCTTCTGATCCAAG TAGGTATTATGGTCTGCAAGTGAAGTTGAGGAGGCTGAGAAAGCAACAGTCCTGTTTGCTGCAGATGTTATTTACAGTGATGATCTCACAGATTTGTTCTTCAATGCGGTGA
- the LOC136521273 gene encoding uncharacterized protein isoform X2, producing the protein MEAGGGGAEEEQVMSEVHLGCSPHFSGLHISRFSFSSRPIVFSGPSGDNDGVGGGGSELAAATSGSCDSPDAVAVDEDGDLVLDRRRRNKYVRSDCHLLTIQRGVTSSLKSVGLQVWKAALLLADFVLHKSFSSSNFDGVTAIEIGAGTGLVGLALARVARRIFVTDRGTDILDNCLANVHTNSGMLKFDEAKVCVRELDWKTSWPPPVGTYDPSDPRYYGLQVKLRRLRKQQSCLLQMLFTVMISQICSSMR; encoded by the exons ATGGAAGCCGGAGGCGGCGGAGCCGAGGAGGAGCAGGTGATGAGCGAGGTGCACCTGGGCTGCTCGCCGCACTTCTCCGGCCTCCACATCTCCCGCTTCAGCTTCTCCTCACGGCCAATAG TGTTTTCAGGGCCATCTGGGGACAACGATGGTGTTGGTGGCGGTGGGAGCGAGTTAGCCGCAGCAACGAGCGGTTCTT GTGATTCGCCTGACGCAGTCGCCGTGGATGAGGATGGGGATCTCGTTCTGGACCGGAGAAGAAGAAACAAATATG TTAGAAGTGACTGCCATCTGCTCACCATTCAGCGTGGTGTTACCAGCTCGCTTAAGAGCGTTGGGCTTCAG GTTTGGAAAGCGGCATTACTATTAGCTGACTttgttttgcataaaagcttttcaTCGTCCAACTTTGATGGTGTTACTGCCATTGAGATAGGTGCTGGAACAG GTTTGGTAGGTTTAGCACTAGCTCGGGTTGCTAGAAGGATTTTTGTTACAG ATAGAGGCACTGATATCCTAGATAATTGCTTGGCTAATGTCCATACCAACTCTGGTATGCTAAAGTTTGATGAAGCTAAAGTCTGTGTACGGGAACTGGACTGGAAAACATCATGGCCTCCACCTGTGGGTACATATGATCCTTCTGATCCAAG GTATTATGGTCTGCAAGTGAAGTTGAGGAGGCTGAGAAAGCAACAGTCCTGTTTGCTGCAGATGTTATTTACAGTGATGATCTCACAGATTTGTTCTTCAATGCGGTGA